The following coding sequences are from one Luteimonas sp. S4-F44 window:
- a CDS encoding glycosyltransferase family 2 protein yields the protein MTALPLHRGNVAVVVPALNEALRIAEVLNGALAHCDHVIVVDDGSNDATPDIAAALPVTLLRHATRMGKGAALRAGFAEARRRGFAAVVTMDGDGQHRASDIPRLIEAANRHPNCIVNGARLRKRSTQPWYRRLGNDFGDWGIAWGCGYRLVDSQSGQRLYPANVLALQDVPGEGFVFEAQILISAARALGCGVVSVPVETRYHSADCDEQFRKSHFRLFHDLYQITSHVVGQVLAHGDLVGVYRRKRRRPPVIFDPGAPPPAPDHAPASDSPLAG from the coding sequence ATGACCGCGCTCCCCCTGCACCGCGGCAATGTCGCGGTGGTCGTACCCGCACTCAACGAAGCGCTGCGCATTGCCGAAGTCCTCAACGGCGCACTCGCGCATTGCGATCACGTGATCGTGGTCGACGACGGGTCCAACGATGCCACCCCCGACATCGCTGCCGCGCTGCCTGTCACGCTGTTGCGCCATGCCACCCGGATGGGCAAGGGCGCGGCCTTGCGCGCCGGCTTCGCCGAGGCCCGGCGCCGCGGCTTCGCAGCGGTGGTGACGATGGACGGCGACGGCCAGCACCGCGCCAGCGACATCCCGCGTCTGATCGAGGCCGCCAACCGCCATCCCAACTGCATCGTCAACGGTGCGCGGCTGCGCAAGCGCAGTACCCAACCCTGGTACCGGCGGCTTGGCAACGATTTCGGCGATTGGGGGATCGCCTGGGGCTGCGGCTATCGGCTGGTCGACAGCCAGAGCGGGCAACGGCTGTATCCGGCCAACGTGCTGGCCCTGCAGGACGTGCCGGGCGAAGGTTTCGTGTTCGAGGCGCAGATCCTGATCTCGGCCGCGCGTGCGCTGGGCTGCGGCGTGGTGTCGGTGCCGGTCGAAACCCGCTATCACAGCGCCGATTGCGACGAGCAGTTCCGCAAGAGCCATTTCCGGCTGTTCCATGACCTCTACCAGATCACCTCGCACGTCGTCGGCCAAGTGCTGGCGCATGGCGATCTGGTCGGTGTCTACCGGCGCAAACGCCGTCGCCCGCCGGTGATTTTCGATCCTGGCGCACCGCCCCCTGCCCCCGATCACGCGCCGGCCTCCGACTCGCCCCTGGCTGGTTGA
- a CDS encoding beta-ketoacyl synthase chain length factor, with protein sequence MSALTATIAGIGFWNDGLPGWPAAQAFAATGALPDAAPARPSPQLLAPNERRRAPGSVAVALEVALAACQAAGREPATLPSVFASTHGELAITDYMCETLAQDPTAISPTKFHNSVHNAAAGYWTIGAGCTEAATAISAHNATFAQGLVEAMLQLAAGSEAVLLVAYDGTAAGLLSTMSPSEGLLGGALVLTRVGDGPRLSATLRDGDASAAPGPLSARASHNAMAQMLPLFDALATGSDRAVLSAGPHRELALEILR encoded by the coding sequence ATGAGCGCGTTGACCGCCACGATCGCCGGAATCGGCTTCTGGAACGACGGCCTGCCCGGCTGGCCCGCCGCGCAGGCCTTCGCCGCCACCGGCGCGCTGCCCGACGCCGCGCCCGCCCGACCGTCGCCACAGCTGCTCGCACCCAACGAGCGGCGACGTGCGCCCGGTTCGGTCGCCGTCGCCCTGGAAGTGGCGCTCGCCGCCTGCCAGGCCGCCGGGCGCGAGCCGGCGACGCTGCCGTCGGTGTTCGCCTCCACCCACGGCGAACTGGCGATCACCGACTATATGTGCGAGACGCTGGCGCAGGACCCGACCGCGATTTCGCCGACCAAGTTCCACAACTCGGTGCACAACGCGGCGGCCGGCTACTGGACCATCGGCGCCGGATGCACCGAGGCCGCGACGGCGATCAGCGCCCACAACGCCACGTTCGCGCAGGGGCTGGTGGAAGCCATGCTGCAACTGGCGGCCGGCAGCGAGGCGGTGCTGCTGGTGGCCTACGACGGCACGGCCGCCGGCCTGCTGTCGACGATGTCGCCCAGCGAAGGGCTACTCGGCGGCGCGCTGGTGCTCACGCGTGTCGGCGACGGCCCGCGGCTGTCGGCGACGCTCCGCGACGGCGATGCCAGCGCCGCACCGGGGCCGCTGTCGGCGCGCGCATCGCACAATGCGATGGCGCAGATGCTGCCCCTGTTCGATGCACTGGCCACCGGAAGCGACCGCGCGGTCCTGAGCGCCGGGCCGCACCGCGAGCTGGCGCTGGAGATCCTGCGATGA
- a CDS encoding beta-ketoacyl-[acyl-carrier-protein] synthase family protein has translation MPPVAIRAYTATTALGRGAAAQREALRERRGGLRRNDFGATPLPTWIGRVDGLEDAALPAALARWECRNNRLAWLALQQDGLPDALEALVARHGADRIALLVGTSTASIGASEEAYARAVTGDDGTRRFPDDLARPIVHTPHSLGHFLQHATGLRGPCITVATACSSSAKVFAQAARMIEAGVVDAALVGGVDTLCGSVLFGFNALGLVSRERCRPFDAARDGLSIGEAGGFALLERPARGDDGLQLRGYGESSDAHHMSTPHPEGLGAILAMRGALARGGIDAAQVGYLNLHGTSTPANDAVEARAVDALFPGTLHASSTKGWTGHTLGAAGIVESVFALTALEHGLLPGTLESQVRDPACGPQIRFDNAQRTIDYAMNNSFGFGGNNCALLFGKAAA, from the coding sequence ATGCCGCCCGTCGCCATCCGCGCCTACACCGCCACTACCGCGTTGGGCCGCGGCGCGGCGGCGCAGCGCGAGGCCCTGCGTGAACGCAGGGGCGGTCTGCGCCGCAACGATTTCGGTGCGACCCCGCTGCCCACCTGGATCGGCCGCGTCGACGGGCTGGAGGACGCCGCGTTGCCGGCAGCGCTGGCGCGCTGGGAATGCCGCAACAACCGGCTGGCCTGGTTGGCACTGCAGCAGGACGGCCTGCCCGATGCCCTTGAGGCGCTGGTGGCGCGCCATGGCGCCGACCGGATCGCCCTGTTAGTGGGCACCTCGACCGCCAGCATCGGTGCCAGCGAGGAGGCCTATGCACGCGCGGTGACCGGCGACGACGGCACGCGCCGGTTCCCCGACGATCTGGCCCGACCGATCGTGCACACCCCGCATTCATTGGGTCATTTTCTGCAACACGCCACCGGGCTGCGCGGCCCCTGCATCACGGTGGCGACCGCATGCTCGTCGAGCGCGAAGGTCTTCGCGCAGGCTGCGCGGATGATCGAGGCCGGCGTGGTCGACGCGGCGCTGGTGGGCGGTGTGGACACGCTGTGCGGCAGCGTGCTGTTCGGCTTCAACGCACTCGGACTGGTCTCGCGCGAGCGCTGTCGGCCGTTCGATGCCGCGCGCGACGGACTGTCGATCGGCGAGGCCGGCGGCTTCGCGTTGCTCGAGCGCCCGGCACGCGGCGACGATGGCCTGCAACTGCGCGGCTACGGCGAATCGAGCGATGCGCATCATATGTCCACACCGCATCCTGAAGGTCTGGGCGCGATCCTGGCGATGCGCGGTGCGCTGGCCCGTGGCGGCATCGACGCCGCCCAGGTCGGCTATCTCAACCTGCACGGCACCTCGACTCCCGCCAACGACGCGGTCGAGGCGCGCGCGGTCGATGCGCTGTTTCCCGGCACGCTGCACGCCAGTTCCACCAAGGGCTGGACCGGCCACACGCTCGGCGCGGCCGGCATCGTCGAATCGGTGTTCGCGCTGACCGCGCTCGAGCACGGCCTGCTGCCGGGCACCCTGGAATCGCAGGTGCGCGACCCGGCGTGCGGCCCGCAGATCCGCTTCGACAACGCCCAGCGCACGATCGACTACGCCATGAACAACTCGTTCGGCTTCGGCGGCAACAACTGCGCGCTGCTGTTCGGCAAGGCGGCCGCATGA
- a CDS encoding YdcF family protein, with translation MSRPRLLHQLRLLVDRDALHALVVAASACVLSLGMVYVGYVVHVWRVARNAPCAPVCGDCVLLFGKHAPDGRLDADFQARLARAATLWDARAPRSLLLLGGGPQGAPTEAALAREALLARGIAADAPLLLEDRSRDTLQNLRNARALLAQSTGTPVGQVTLLSSRYHLARCARLADHLGLDWELCAAEPALSWRPTTWLRIAGEAAYLCWTDVGMRWARLIGHRRMLARLG, from the coding sequence ATGTCCCGTCCCCGCCTGCTGCATCAGCTGCGTCTGCTCGTCGACCGAGACGCGCTGCATGCGCTGGTGGTGGCCGCCAGCGCATGTGTGCTCAGCCTCGGCATGGTCTATGTGGGCTATGTCGTGCACGTGTGGCGGGTCGCGCGCAATGCGCCCTGCGCCCCGGTGTGCGGGGACTGCGTGCTGTTGTTCGGCAAGCATGCGCCCGATGGCCGGCTCGATGCGGATTTCCAGGCCCGGCTGGCGCGGGCCGCGACGTTGTGGGATGCGCGTGCGCCGCGCAGCCTGCTGCTGCTCGGTGGTGGACCCCAGGGTGCCCCGACCGAGGCGGCGCTCGCCCGCGAGGCGCTCCTGGCGCGCGGGATCGCCGCCGATGCGCCGCTGCTGCTGGAGGACCGCTCGCGCGACACCCTGCAGAACCTGCGCAACGCGCGTGCCCTGTTGGCGCAATCGACCGGCACGCCCGTGGGCCAGGTCACCCTGCTCAGCAGCCGTTACCACCTCGCGCGCTGCGCACGGCTGGCCGACCACCTGGGCCTGGACTGGGAGCTGTGCGCAGCCGAGCCCGCACTGTCCTGGCGCCCGACGACCTGGTTACGGATCGCAGGCGAGGCCGCGTATCTGTGCTGGACCGACGTGGGCATGCGCTGGGCCCGGCTGATCGGTCATCGCCGGATGCTCGCGCGGCTCGGCTAG
- a CDS encoding DUF885 domain-containing protein, whose product MKPLVLAIALTLAAPFAAGAHADPTAETASAAQTPGTAWVARSNALAQILIDAQAPFQPESVGFFGVPGYDDQVADLGPDNARRYRDAITDARAKLQTQLELERDANVRQDLQILLKSIDDSIEGSLLEERFLLPWTDAPQLVFNGINSLLSVQTPPERRAHALARLQRYAGLTEGSAPITRLARQRYEERLSDTTLLQPTRREVERALESADTYAAGIRDLFVEYQVEGADAALDAIAKEIADYAQWTRTVVLPKAREDTRLPPELYAFGLKQYGTDIDPQLLMQRAQLAFMEIRAQMQQLAPLVAKDKGIAATDYREVIAALKRDAIADDRLEASYREVIDAIDPIIARERIVDVPQRAMQMRLGSPAESAAQPAPHFRPAPLVGNTGQQGTFVLPLGNPGGDGEHAAYDDFNFDAVRWTLSAHEGRPGHELQFTAMVERGVSLARSMFAFNSVNVEGWALYAEAELVPYEPLDGQLIALQFRLLRAARAMLDPMLNLGLIDRERAGRVLTDEVMLSPAMARQELDRYTVNAPGQATSYFYGYTRILELRMRTELALGERFDRLAFNNFLLDQGLLPPDQLAEAVETQFVPAQRAKATPAGRR is encoded by the coding sequence ATGAAGCCGCTCGTCCTCGCCATTGCCCTGACCCTCGCCGCGCCATTCGCGGCCGGTGCCCATGCCGACCCTACCGCCGAGACAGCGTCCGCGGCGCAGACGCCAGGCACGGCCTGGGTCGCCCGTAGCAATGCGCTTGCGCAGATCCTGATTGACGCCCAGGCGCCGTTCCAGCCCGAGTCGGTCGGTTTCTTCGGCGTGCCCGGCTACGACGACCAGGTCGCCGATCTCGGCCCCGACAACGCCCGCCGCTACCGCGATGCGATCACCGATGCGCGTGCGAAGCTACAGACCCAGCTGGAACTCGAGCGCGACGCCAACGTACGCCAGGATCTGCAGATTCTGCTCAAGAGCATCGACGACAGCATCGAGGGCAGCCTGCTCGAGGAGCGGTTCCTGCTGCCGTGGACCGACGCGCCGCAGCTGGTGTTCAACGGCATCAACAGCCTGCTGTCTGTGCAGACGCCGCCCGAGCGACGTGCGCATGCCCTCGCGCGCCTGCAGCGTTACGCCGGCCTCACCGAAGGCAGCGCGCCGATCACGCGGCTGGCGCGCCAACGCTACGAGGAACGTCTGTCGGACACGACGCTGCTGCAGCCCACGCGCCGCGAAGTCGAGCGCGCGCTCGAAAGCGCCGACACCTACGCCGCCGGCATCCGCGATCTGTTCGTCGAGTACCAGGTCGAAGGCGCCGACGCGGCGCTGGACGCGATCGCCAAGGAGATCGCCGACTACGCGCAGTGGACGCGCACCGTCGTGCTGCCCAAGGCCCGCGAGGATACCCGCCTGCCGCCCGAGCTCTACGCGTTCGGACTCAAGCAGTACGGCACCGATATCGACCCGCAATTGCTGATGCAGCGCGCGCAACTGGCCTTCATGGAGATCCGCGCGCAGATGCAGCAGCTCGCGCCGCTGGTCGCCAAGGACAAGGGCATCGCCGCCACCGACTATCGCGAGGTGATCGCCGCGCTCAAGCGCGATGCGATTGCCGACGACCGTCTGGAGGCGAGCTACCGGGAGGTGATCGACGCGATCGATCCGATCATCGCGCGCGAGCGCATCGTCGACGTGCCGCAGCGCGCGATGCAGATGCGCTTGGGGTCGCCCGCGGAATCTGCCGCGCAACCGGCACCGCACTTCCGGCCCGCGCCGTTGGTCGGCAATACCGGCCAGCAGGGCACCTTCGTACTGCCCTTGGGCAACCCGGGCGGAGACGGCGAACACGCCGCCTACGACGATTTCAATTTCGATGCAGTGCGCTGGACGCTGTCCGCGCACGAAGGCCGGCCGGGCCACGAACTGCAGTTCACCGCGATGGTCGAGCGCGGGGTGTCGCTGGCGCGCTCGATGTTCGCGTTCAACTCGGTCAACGTCGAGGGCTGGGCGCTGTACGCCGAAGCCGAACTGGTGCCCTACGAGCCGCTCGATGGCCAGCTGATCGCGCTGCAGTTCCGCCTGTTGCGCGCCGCCCGCGCGATGCTCGATCCGATGCTCAACCTGGGCCTGATCGACCGTGAACGCGCCGGCCGCGTGCTCACCGACGAGGTGATGCTGTCGCCGGCGATGGCGCGTCAGGAACTCGATCGCTACACGGTCAACGCGCCCGGTCAGGCGACGAGTTACTTCTACGGCTACACCCGCATTCTCGAACTGCGTATGCGCACCGAACTGGCGCTGGGCGAGCGCTTCGATCGCCTGGCGTTCAACAATTTCCTGCTCGACCAGGGCCTGCTGCCGCCCGACCAGTTGGCCGAGGCGGTGGAGACCCAGTTCGTGCCCGCGCAGCGGGCGAAGGCGACGCCGGCGGGTCGACGCTAG